DNA from Oncorhynchus masou masou isolate Uvic2021 chromosome 5, UVic_Omas_1.1, whole genome shotgun sequence:
gctctctctctctctttctctctctcaggtcaaaGCGGGCTGGGGAAGTCAACGCTGGTGAACACGCTGTTCAAGTCCCAGGTCAGCAGGTGGAGCTCAGGATGGGGCGGCGAGCATAAGATCCCCAAGACAGTGGAGATCAAGGCTGTGTCCCACGGTGAGAGAGACATTTCCTCTAagctctatgtgtgtgtgtgagagcaagagagagagggatagagtgtgtgtgtgtgtgagcaagcgAGCGAgtgatagagtgtgtgtgtgagcaagagagagagggatagagtgtgtgtgtgtgtgtgtaaccaagagagagggaaagagtgtgtgtgcgtgcgtgcatgggagtgtttgtgtgtttgtatatatgtATCTTCTACTGTTGATATTTGTCTTAGACTGGCACAGCTGGCACGTGCAGCCCACATGGCattccagacagacacagaggcagaCTGTCTGGCCAAAAACACTGTACTGCTAGCTTTATTTCTGCATCGTTGCACATTTGTCATCCTCACTGACATCAAAGAAAAATCCCCGTCTACGAGACAAGGACAAAACGCACATATCATTTATTGACTGGTTGCGTGTTTAACTTTTTGTCACCTGATTTTGGCAAAAGTACTTACAGTGTGAATGTTGTATTGAATGTGGTAATTGAATGTTGCAGTGATCGAGGAGGGCGGAGTGAAGATGAAGTTGACAGTAATCGACACACCGGGTTTTGGTGATCTTATCAACAATGAAAACTGGTGAGTATGTGGGAAGAATGTTCATTATTGTGCACTTACACAcagtatatgttttgtttggggTCACTAAATTTTTCAATTAGTTAAGCACAATGGCATGCATAGGATTTAGATTCAACCGTGCAAATGATTCAGATAGAAATAGAACTGCTAAACTATACAagattttaaacattttttactGTACATTCTCCTTATCCTGACCGTACCCAACTACCCACCCCGGCTATAACGGTtttgtgtgtatttatactgtatattccTAACACCCACCTTGTTCCATCCATCTGCAGCTGGGATCCCATCTCCAAGTACATCAACGAGCAGTATGAGAAGTTCCTGAAGGAAGAGGTCAATATTGCCCGAAAGAAGCGAATCCCTGACACCAGAGTTCACTGCTGCCTCTACTTTATCTCCCCAACTGGACACTCGTGAGTTAAAAATAAATCATGTGATTCAGGAATAGAAATGTCCTAATTTAGAGCATACTCAAATGTATGCACGAGTTACATCCACTTCTCTCTGATTGGCATTTACGCGTGCACTCATGCATGGaagctcacgcacacacacagactccctctcagttctctctctcatttctaatGAGTTTACTTCCAGCTGTACTGACATTTACTTTGAGATCTAAACACATTCTTGAGCTACATCACAACACAACCAGGCAACATGGTTTGCTTCAACAGATGAAGCCAACTCATCTGAACTGTGATATTGCTCTTTACATAAACAGTTAAGTCTTCTGTGTGCCATGTTCTTTTTCTTGCGTTGATCGTTGCAACTAACGGGATGTTTTCTGTTAACGGGATGTTGTCTGTGCTGTCACCTACACCCAAGGACCTCAATCAGGGACAGAACTGTTGTTCAatgagcctgtatctgtcctaaaGTCGGGAGACAGATATAGAACTCTTCTGAAAAGACTGGGTTTTGCCAGTCCTGCTGTAAGATTGCTAATTGTTTCTatcccagctgacaaggtaatgtctctctttgtctctttctctctctcagtcttcgACAGCTGGACATTGAGTTTATGAAGCACCTAAGTCGTGTGGTGAACATCATCCCCGTCATCGCCAAGTCTGACACCATGACCCCTGACGAGAAGAATGAGTTCAAACACagggtgagggatgagagacCTTGACCCTTGACCTCGATGAACcctaatacagtggggcaaaaaagtatttagtcagccaccaattgtgcaagttctcccacttaaaaagatgtgagaggcctgtaattttcatcataggtacacttcaactatgacagacaaaatgagagaaaaaaatccagaaaatcacattgtaggatttgtaatgaatttatttgcaaattgtggtggaaaataagtatttggtcaataacaaaagtttatctcaatactttgttatattcCCTTTGTTGgcaacgttttctgtaagtcttcacaaggttttcacacattgttgctggtattttggcccattcctccatgcagatctcctctagagcagtgatgttttggggctgttgctgggcaacacggactttcaactacctccaaagattttctatggggttgagatcgagagactggctaggccactccaggactttgaaatgcttcttacgaagccactccttcgttgcccgggcggtgtgtttgtggCCAATTAACCAAATCTAACATAGCCTATTAGCTAAAAATGTAACTCCAAACACATTTTTTGATAATAGTAGCTGTTtagctggttaaacaaaggtttgCCATTTATGTCCATGTCAAGAAAGCTTACGAACAGCCAGCGGCACTTGTTGCAACTGGTACTTGCGGGTGCTTTTTCAAAGCCTATGTCAGATACTCAAGTGAGTGTAATTAGCACCAATGAGTGTAATTAGCTCAATTAGGAGTTGAGAAATAATGTTGGCAAAGAAGATATTTTCCTATTTTCTACTGTAGATAcgtaatttaaaaataaaaaagtctGTTTCGCTAACGATATTCATAAAAAACATTggaataaaacatatttttttcacttttgtatatactatatatatagtggggtctgaaattattTATACCCTTGTTAAAGATTAGCAAAAATTTGAAAGTAATACTTTTTTTCTCAAAAAGTCAAAATTATTGACTCCCCTGTTTTCAGTACTTTTTAATTCCTCATCTTGTGAGGATaatggcactgagcctttttctaaaatgttttataagttggagaacacattggaagggatcttagaccattcctctatATAGAATCCTCCCGAATCCTAGATTTCCTTtgtctgcgcttatggactgccctcttcaattcaaccCACAGGTTTTGAATGggtttcaagtccggagactgaggtTGCCATTGCAAAATTATGATTTTGTggccaattaaccatttctttgtggattttgatgtttTTGGCAAAAATGGAACTGGGTAAAGTTAatgatgctgttgaccttaacaagggccccaggaccagtggaagcaaaatagccccataacatcaaagatcttccaccatattttacagtagctatGGCGTTCTTTTCTGCTTATGCATTCTTTTTTTGACACCAAATCCAGCACTGctgtgcgtggccaaagagcactattttcatgtcatctgtcTTAAGCACCAGTTCCAATCCAAGTACCAATGCTAGTGAGTAAACTCAGGCGTTTAGatttgttggatgacatgaaaatagagctctttggagCTCTTTGGTATCTATATTTTCACGGACCCCCAGCTGTACTAGGGGCCGCGGACCCCAGGTTGAATATCCCTGGTCTAGATAGAAGTCATGGTAGAACTTGTTATGGATAACCAAGTCATGAGGGAACACATTATTCTAGTGCACATTAGGATATGTAACCTCTGGCTCCTCTTCATCTCTTAGGTGAGGAAGGAGCTGGAGACGCATGGGATTGAGTACTACCCGCAGAATGAGTTTGATGATGATATGGAGGATAAGAATGAAAATGACAAGATTAGGGTAAGGTCCTCTGTTCAAATTTTTAAATCCATGACCTTACATCCTACTGTAAAGGACTCAATCACTTCAATTGATTATGTCTCCCTAATACTCTTCCTCTCAAGTGGAATAATGTGAACACGAGATAAATCTGtacctctccctctttttctccatTGCCTCAATGGTATGAGCATGCAAAATAGTGATTGCCAAAATGGTTAGGCAATTCAAATATTGAAATTAATTTCATATGAATATCAGACTATTTCTCTTATTCTATCTTTCTGGTTCTTTGTCATTTTAACTCTCTTTTTGACACCCCTCCTCAGAAGAAGAATAACTCCTGACTCTGATTTCTTATGTTTTCCTTGTCCAATTGAACCCTGTTTAAACGAGTCTGTTCACAGGAGACCATGCCCTTTGCAGTGGTGGGCAGCGACAAGGAGTTCCAAGTGAACGGCAAACGGGTTCTGGGGAGGAAGACAGCCTGGGGTGTGGTAGAAGGTAGGTTTATTTATAACCTCAATATAATTAATTAGGTCCTATATTAATGCCAAGCGTATTATGTTGACCTTTCTCctcagagaggcagagggaatgGATTTATGGAGGTTGTTATACTGTAGTTGGGCCCAGGCTTAGACATGTGAAGCAAATGtgattcagattttttttatgcCAAATTGGTTCTTTCTTGTATTTTGTTGCAGTTGAAAATCCCAATCACTGCGAATTTGCTCTGCTACGAGATTTCCTCATCAGGTAAAGCAATCAATCGTACATTGATCTATCTTTTACTAATGCTTTATAGCTTTCCTATTCTTACAATACAATTACAGATGAGTCTCTTATGGCTTTGAAGTTGACTTTAGTGACCAAATCCAACTGTATGTAGCTATCAGCTAATGCCCGCCCTCCACTCTTCCTCCCAGGTCTCACCTCCAGGACCTGAAGGAAGTCACCCACAACATCCACTATGAAACCTACCGCGCCAGGAGACTCAACGACAACGGAGGTCTGCACCCCATCTCGGCCAACAACACTCAGGAGAGCAACCTTTAAATTTAGGACGAAGGattaaggaaagagagagataaacagagagatcaAAAGATATTGATCGACAATTCTATGTTGTGATATGAGCATCACTGCATGCTTTGGAGAACATTATAGATGTGGAATTCATTGTCAAAATATCATGTTAGGAGAGCTTTCATTCCAAAACACGTCCTACGTCTCCCTTTCCTCCGCCCATCGTCCTAAACCACCCACACTCACATCCCAGTTACACCTGGGATTAACCTTTGATCCTGCAATCTAAAACAAGGCCAACCCCAGTGTTTCCCCCGAATGCATTTTGCAACGGCGCAATAAATAGTGACCGCCACTGCAAATGTATTTAGTTATTTTTGTTATAATGTAGATGTGTAAATGTATGCCCCAGGAAGACCCCATCCGCCGCCCCCTGCAGGAAGACCCCATCTGCCACCCCCAGCTATATCTGCAACCCAAAGCATTTTGGGATTGAAGGGAATGAATCAAAGGAAGTACTTCAAATTCGATGGAATTCCCTTTATTCATAAAAAATTGATTTCCTTTTTCCGCTCACCTTGTGCTCTACTCATCCTTGACCTgtaagtatacagtatgttatgtagCTGCCACCATAAGAATAGATTTTGAGCCAAAATACTTTATGATGGGGCTGGTAAATGAGCACCTCAACTTCCACGAAAGCAATGTGACGTAAATATAAATTGACAAAGGGCTTTATTTATTTACAATATAGCTATTTTGTCACTTTTGCACAAAATATAGAAATCACAGTCTGAAATTCATAGTATTTGCCATTCACAACTTTTGTGGGCTTTTTTGAAAGCTCTGATGTCAAAGCGACGTGCCAATTCCCTTTAATGCTTTAATGCCGGCTTTCCTTCTCTCTGCCACACGAGGGCAGCGCTTCCCTGCGCATACTCACCCTGTGACAGGAAATGGTTTATTCATAGACTTAGATAGATGTCTCTTTTTAGTCCGGTATCTATCTCTATAGTTTACTTGCCTCCCTCCTATTCACTCCCTCCACCACATCGAGTGACCCATGCCCAGTGCATGTTTACCAGAAGTCCTCCTTTACCAGAGTAATCAGTCCAAATATAACCGATCAGTTATGACATGGTAATGTTTACCAAGGTTTCTTATGGAAATCACCCTTTCGATAGAGCACAGGTATTCCAGAAGTAGCCTACAAGCAATTAAGTTTCACTATATTTATCAAACAATTCACTTTTGACCTAAACTGTATCCTGAAAGGGGTTTCCCTGCTAAATTTTTATACAATcatacagcgtgtgtgtgtttgtatgtgtgtgtgagtgagaagtGACTCAATTTAGTGTCTTAACGTTTGGAAATGTGTAGTTGTATATCATTGGTGTGGTATTAGTGAAGACGTTTTTTCAAGGAACaatttaaataatacaaaaaaactaTTCTCACTCGTTTCTATACAATGTTTTTATGTGTGCATGTCAGGAAACATCTCTCCTAGTCCTTCTGTCGTTTTCATTTAAGGATATCCCCAGCTCGCATATCAATGCACAGTCATTTCAATACATTAACCATTTTTGAACGTGGTGTGTACATCAACCAACCGCGAATAACAATGCATCACTAAAACCTTTGGCTGTGAATTTCCTGTTATCGTTTAATTTAAAACCCATTTTTCTTAAAAGTTGTTCTGATGTGCTGAGATGTCATTTCAGTGTTGCATTCATTATTTATATATTCATGTattatttatagtaatttattgtttatttaataaAAAATACTTTTGTCATCTCTTGACTATTGACTCATTTTCTTATCTTAATTCATTCTTTATTATCTCTGTATTGCCTCTACTTGTGTCACGTCTactcaaggtgggtggaatcaggcgcagagagcagatagcgataatAAAGTtgtattctccggtgaacaaaataaacaacggtcaacccaaatacagacagggtgaatatatccaacacaggataaagactaaccggagaataataaacagcaaacaccgacagacaaaacgaatgacaaaataaacaatcccgcacaaaacaagggcgggacaacctacattaaatacagacactaataaactaaacaacacacaggtgaaaccaattagacaaaaccaacagatacacgaaaaagggatcggtagtggctaataggacggtgacgacgaccgccgagcaccgcccgaatgggcaggagagccaacttcggcggaagtcgtgacaacttGACAATAGCTCACATTTGGAAATACGGCACATTTTTGTATTTACATACAGAGAGGGAAGGGTGCCCCCTACGGGTCCTCCTGTTTCAATACAATTTCAATGTATGAATCACAAATGGGTACATTTCCCCCTCCCAGGAACTATGGAGACAATTATGCTTGTAAATGAATCAGTGGTGTAGAGTACTGAAGTaaaactactttaaagtacttctTAAGTAttttgggggggtatctgtactttactatttatattttttactttactATTACTAtttaacttttacttttactctactacattcctaaagaaaataatatactttttactccattcagtgcattcggaaagtattcagaccccttgacttttttcacattttgttactttacagccttattctaaaatgtattatatttggGGGGTTTCACTCAAAtgtacacacaatagcccataatgacaaaggaaaaacaggttttcagatttttttcaaacctattaaaaatacaaaactgaaatattacatttacataagtattcagacccaatactcagtactttgttgagcacctttggcagtgattacagcctcgcgTCTTGGGTAGCacactacaagtttggcacacctgtatttggtgcgtttctccctttctctgtagatcctctcaagctttgtcaggttggactgggagcgttgctgcacagctattttcaggtctctccagagatgttagattgggttcaagtccgggctctggatgGGCTACTCAAGACTTGTCCAGAAGCTACTGATGCAtagtcttgtctgtgtgcttagggtcgttgtcctgttgaaaggtgaaccttcgacccagtctgaggttctgagccctctggagcaggttttcatcgaggatctctgtactttagaataaggctgtaacgtaacagccTTACGACTGagcacatgactgaacagtagtccaggtgcaacaaaactaggttctgtaggacctgccttgatgatagtgttgttaagaaggcagagctgcgctttattatggacagacttctccccatcttaccTACTGTGGTATTAATATGTTTTACAATCCaaagtttacaatccagggttactccaagcagtttagtcaccccAACTtgctcaacttgctcaatttccacattattcaatacaagatttagttgaggtttagagtttagtgaatgatttgtcccaaatataatgtttttagtttttgaaatatttaggactaacctattccttgccacccattctgaaactaactgcactcctttgttaagtgttgcagtaaattcagttgctgtagtagttgaagtgtatagtgttgagttatcagcatacatagacacattgactttactcaaagccagtggcactccattagtaaagattgaaaaaagtaaaggggcctagacagctgccctggagaattcctgattctacctggattatgttggggAGGCTTCCATTAACAGgctctgttagacaggtaactctttctccacaatatagcagggggtgtaaagccatgacacatacgtttttccagcagcagactatgatctataatgtcaaaagccgcactgaagtctaacaaaacagcccccacaatctgtttatcatcaatttctctcagtcaATCAAGTGCTTTGCTTGTTGAACGTTCTTCCGTATAAGCGCgatgaaagtctgttgtcaagttgtttactgtaaaataacattgtatctggtcaaacaccattttttttggtaacaggctgattggtcaactatttgagccagtaaagggggctttactattcatAAGTaacggaatgacttttgcttccctccaggcctgagggcacacactttctagtaggcttaaattgaagatatggcaaaaggagtggcaatatcatctggtattatcctcagtaattttccaagttgtcagaccaccgtggcttgtcattgttgacagACAACAAtcttttcacctcttccacaccaattttacagaattcaaaattacaattcttgtctttcataatttggtcagatatacagtaccagtcaaacgtttggacacacctactcattcaaggggttttctttattttttaaaatattttctacattgtagaataatagtgaagacatcaaaactatgaaataacacatatggaatcatgtagtaaccaaacaattgttaaacaaatctaaatagattttagatttttcaaagtagccaccctttgcctttatgaTAGCTTTGCACCCTCTTAAGATTCaatcaatcagcttcatgaggtagtcacctggaatgcatttcaattaacaggtgtgccttgttaaaagttaatttgtggaatttctttccttcttaaagcatttaagccaatcagttgggttgtgacaaggtaggggtgatatacagaagagcgccctatttggtaaaagaccagtagttggcaatatcagtgggttttgtaatgagtgagccatctgattcaataaatTATGGATCTGAGTTTGCCCTTTTGCCCAAAAATTTCATTCatttctttgtttcatagtgtagtttatttttcttcagtttagtcacatgatttctcaatttgtagAATGTTTACCAATTtcttgtgcagccagacttatttgccttTCCATTTGagtcatccctctcaaccataccatttttcaattcctcatcagtccacagggatttaacagtttttatagtaattttcttaatgggtgcatgttTATTGGTAACTGGGATAAGccatttcataaatgtgtcaagtgcagcatctggttacTCCTCATTAtacacaccatggaccaacaaatattatttacatcaacaacatggaatcactacaaaacttgtATGACCTTTTATATACTATATTAGCCCCAGCCTTTTGA
Protein-coding regions in this window:
- the LOC135536243 gene encoding neuronal-specific septin-3-like isoform X3, whose translation is MSESIVPPEVRPKPAVPAKPPHVAAPSPTAPHGPSGLGGGVGVDRVPGLGHSGSGSTLLGYIGIDTIIEQMRKKTMKAGFDFNIMIVGQSGLGKSTLVNTLFKSQVSRWSSGWGGEHKIPKTVEIKAVSHVIEEGGVKMKLTVIDTPGFGDLINNENCWDPISKYINEQYEKFLKEEVNIARKKRIPDTRVHCCLYFISPTGHSLRQLDIEFMKHLSRVVNIIPVIAKSDTMTPDEKNEFKHRVRKELETHGIEYYPQNEFDDDMEDKNENDKIRETMPFAVVGSDKEFQVNGKRVLGRKTAWGVVEVENPNHCEFALLRDFLIRSHLQDLKEVTHNIHYETYRARRLNDNGGLHPISANNTQESNL
- the LOC135536243 gene encoding neuronal-specific septin-3-like isoform X1, which produces MERNEQHKTPQVGPDSTEVAEQPSQPQSHGIDCYIPGQMNISPSHELDHPLSSMTFVDEEAEQLHDDITTPPRVYLSMDMSESIVPPEVRPKPAVPAKPPHVAAPSPTAPHGPSGLGGGVGVDRVPGLGHSGSGSTLLGYIGIDTIIEQMRKKTMKAGFDFNIMIVGQSGLGKSTLVNTLFKSQVSRWSSGWGGEHKIPKTVEIKAVSHVIEEGGVKMKLTVIDTPGFGDLINNENCWDPISKYINEQYEKFLKEEVNIARKKRIPDTRVHCCLYFISPTGHSLRQLDIEFMKHLSRVVNIIPVIAKSDTMTPDEKNEFKHRVRKELETHGIEYYPQNEFDDDMEDKNENDKIRETMPFAVVGSDKEFQVNGKRVLGRKTAWGVVEVENPNHCEFALLRDFLIRSHLQDLKEVTHNIHYETYRARRLNDNGGLHPISANNTQESNL
- the LOC135536243 gene encoding neuronal-specific septin-3-like isoform X2, yielding MERNEQHKTPQVGPDSTEVAEQPSQPQSHGIDCYIPGQMNISPSHELDHPLSSMTFVDEEAEQLHDDITTPPRVYLSMDMSESIVPPEVRPKPAVPAKPPHVAAPSPTAPHGPSGLGGGVGVDRVPGLGHSGSGSTLLGYIGIDTIIEQMRKKTMKAGFDFNIMIVGQSGLGKSTLVNTLFKSQVSRWSSGWGGEHKIPKTVEIKAVSHVIEEGGVKMKLTVIDTPGFGDLINNENCWDPISKYINEQYEKFLKEEVNIARKKRIPDTRVHCCLYFISPTGHSLRQLDIEFMKHLSRVVNIIPVIAKSDTMTPDEKNEFKHRETMPFAVVGSDKEFQVNGKRVLGRKTAWGVVEVENPNHCEFALLRDFLIRSHLQDLKEVTHNIHYETYRARRLNDNGGLHPISANNTQESNL